One genomic window of Saccharomyces cerevisiae S288C chromosome XII, complete sequence includes the following:
- a CDS encoding uncharacterized protein (hypothetical protein; mutant has decreased Ty3 transposition; YLR125W is not an essential gene): MGEILELTNKNFMSHLKKDITSQESLKSRIEDKNGDVASPKEDNYPLLNETAAWPDGVITSEEGCSSSGEKENSGLCSEESSEEDPEEAEEESARAFGELVAVLRDKDIPLNVLDEPQMKDWLEKYTGVYRSSWHG; the protein is encoded by the coding sequence ATGGGAGAAATTTTAGAACTAACTAATAAGAATTTCATGAGCCACTTGAAAAAGGACATAACTTCGCAAGAATCCTTGAAAAGTAGAATTGAGGATAAAAATGGTGATGTCGCTAGCCCGAAAGAGGATAACTATCCTCTATTGAATGAAACAGCGGCATGGCCAGATGGGGTGATTACCTCTGAAGAAGGATGTTCATCTTCAGGTGAGAAAGAGAATTCAGGCTTATGTTCAGAAGAAAGTTCAGAAGAAGATCCAGAAGAAGCTGAAGAGGAATCTGCAAGGGCTTTTGGAGAGTTAGTTGCAGTCTTGCGGGACAAAGACATACCACTGAATGTATTGGACGAACCTCAGATGAAAGATTGGCTTGAAAAATACACCGGTGTTTATAGAAGCTCTTGGCATGGTTGa
- the TML25 gene encoding palmitoyl-(protein) hydrolase (Acyl-protein thioesterase responsible for depalmitoylation of Gpa1p; green fluorescent protein (GFP)-fusion protein localizes to both the cytoplasm and nucleus and is induced in response to the DNA-damaging agent MMS), with protein MNGLRVAAKIQPARQTIIFLHGLGDTGSGWGFLAQYLQQRDPAAFQHTNFVFPNAPELHVTANGGALMPAWFDILEWDPSFSKVDSDGFMNSLNSIEKTVKQEIDKGIKPEQIIIGGFSQGAALALATSVTLPWKIGGIVALSGFCSIPGILKQHKNGINVKTPIFHGHGDMDPVVPIGLGIKAKQFYQDSCEIQNYEFKVYKGMAHSTVPDELEDLASFIKKSLSS; from the coding sequence ATGAATGGACTTAGAGTTGCAGCAAAAATTCAGCCAGCACGCCAAACTATCATATTCTTGCATGGATTAGGTGATACAGGTTCGGGATGGGGATTTTTAGCTCAGTATTTACAACAGAGAGACCCTGCCGCTTTCCAGCATActaattttgtttttcctaATGCTCCAGAGCTTCATGTGACAGCAAACGGCGGTGCATTGATGCCTGCTTGGTTTGACATCTTGGAATGGGATCCTAGTTTTTCCAAAGTTGACAGTGACGGTTTTAtgaattctttgaattCCATAGAAAAGACGGTTAAGCAAGAAATTGATAAAGGAATTAAACCGGAGCAGATTATTATCGGAGGTTTCTCTCAGGGTGCCGCATTAGCTCTCGCAACATCAGTTACTTTACCATGGAAAATCGGTGGTATAGTAGCTCTGTCGGGATTTTGTTCCATCCCAGGAATTCTGAAACAACATAAGAATGGCATTAATGTAAAGACACCAATTTTTCATGGGCATGGTGACATGGATCCAGTAGTTCCTATTGGACTAGGTATAAAGGCAAAACAGTTCTATCAAGATAGCTGTGAGATACAAAATTATGAATTTAAAGTATACAAAGGTATGGCCCATTCTACAGTTCCAGATGAATTAGAAGACTTGGCTTCATTTATCAAGAAGAGCTTATCATCATAG
- a CDS encoding putative amidotransferase (Putative glutamine amidotransferase; has Aft1p-binding motif in the promoter; may be involved in copper and iron homeostasis; YLR126C is not an essential protein; relocalizes from nucleus to cytoplasmic foci upon DNA replication stress), giving the protein MTVKKIAILYTDEDNEWSKPWGNFVDMAIKLLEQTRKLECIAEDVEYEVFHVQKNVFPQLSDLQKDEYLGIYITGSKYDSFDNEIEWIMKLRSFLNEMLTSKTEYPPVAGICFGHQVIAAALGSSVGRNPKGFEGGVVSLKLNSVGQKLFGAQELNLSEVHSDCVFDVPEGYQNWASSEKCQNQGFYRQNRVLTFQGHPEFNSDVAQKGLLKSQDKLTLEEFNRYERQCQELDNNGIQAARNIWRLFLQKI; this is encoded by the coding sequence ATGacagtaaaaaaaatagctaTTCTTTATACAGATGAAGATAACGAATGGAGTAAACCATGGGGCAATTTTGTTGATATGGCTATCAAGCTATTAGAACAGACCAGGAAATTGGAATGTATCGCAGAAGATGTCGAATATGAAGTGTTCCACGTACAAAAAAACGTGTTCCCTCAATTGTCAGATCTTCAGAAAGATGAGTATTTAGGCATATACATCACTGGTTCAAAATATGATTCAtttgataatgaaattgAATGGATTATGAAATTAAGAAGTTTCTTAAATGAGATGCTAACTAGCAAGACTGAATATCCGCCCGTAGCTGGAATATGTTTTGGTCATCAAGTTATCGCGGCTGCTCTAGGAAGTTCAGTTGGACGGAATCCGAAAGGGTTTGAAGGTGGGGTTGTGTCACTAAAACTGAACTCTGTGGGTCAAAAGTTATTTGGTGCTCAAGAATTAAATCTTTCTGAAGTGCACAGTGACTGCGTGTTCGATGTCCCAGAGGGATACCAAAATTGGGCGTCAAGTGAAAAATGTCAAAACCAAGGATTTTACAGGCAAAACAGAGTGCTGACGTTTCAAGGACACCCTGAATTCAATAGTGATGTCGCTCAGAAGGGGCTTTTGAAGTCTCAAGACAAGCTTACCCTTGAAGAGTTTAATAGATACGAAAGACAGTGCCAGGAGCTGGATAACAATGGCATACAAGCTGCCAGGAATATTTGGAGGTTATTCTtgcaaaaaatatga
- the YPS1 gene encoding aspartyl protease (Aspartic protease; hyperglycosylated member of the yapsin family of proteases, attached to the plasma membrane via a glycosylphosphatidylinositol (GPI) anchor; involved in nutrient limitation-induced cleavage of the extracellular inhibitory domain of signaling mucin Msb2p, resulting in activation of the filamentous growth MAPK pathway; involved with other yapsins in the cell wall integrity response; role in KEX2-independent processing of the alpha factor precursor) — protein sequence MKLKTVRSAVLSSLFASQVLGKIIPAANKRDDDSNSKFVKLPFHKLYGDSLENVGSDKKPEVRLLKRADGYEEIIITNQQSFYSVDLEVGTPPQNVTVLVDTGSSDLWIMGSDNPYCSSNSMGSSRRRVIDKRDDSSSGGSLINDINPFGWLTGTGSAIGPTATGLGGGSGTATQSVPASEATMDCQQYGTFSTSGSSTFRSNNTYFSISYGDGTFASGTFGTDVLDLSDLNVTGLSFAVANETNSTMGVLGIGLPELEVTYSGSTASHSGKAYKYDNFPIVLKNSGAIKSNTYSLYLNDSDAMHGTILFGAVDHSKYTGTLYTIPIVNTLSASGFSSPIQFDVTINGIGISDSGSSNKTLTTTKIPALLDSGTTLTYLPQTVVSMIATELGAQYSSRIGYYVLDCPSDDSMEIVFDFGGFHINAPLSSFILSTGTTCLLGIIPTSDDTGTILGDSFLTNAYVVYDLENLEISMAQARYNTTSENIEIITSSVPSAVKAPGYTNTWSTSASIVTGGNIFTVNSSQTASFSGNLTTSTASATSTSSKRNVGDHIVPSLPLTLISLLFAFI from the coding sequence ATGAAACTGAAAACTGTAAGATCTGCGGTCCTTTCGTCACTCTTTGCATCGCAGGTTCTCGGTAAGATAATACCAGCAGCAAACAAGCGCGACGACGACTCGAATTCCAAGTTCGTCAAGTTGCCCTTTCATAAGCTTTACGGGGACTCGCTAGAAAATGTGGGAAGCGACAAAAAACCGGAAGTACGCCTATTGAAGAGGGCTGACGGttatgaagaaattataATTACCAACCAGCAAAGTTTCTATTCGGTGGACTTGGAAGTGGGCACGCCACCACAGAACGTAACGGTCCTGGTGGACACAGGCTCCTCTGATCTATGGATTATGGGCTCGGATAATCCATACTGTTCTTCGAACAGTATGGGTAGTAGCCGGAGACGTGTTATTGACAAACGTGATGATTCGTCAAGCGGCGGATCTTTGATTAATGATATAAACCCATTTGGCTGGTTGACGGGAACGGGCAGTGCCATTGGCCCCACTGCTACGGGCTTAGGAGGCGGTTCAGGTACGGCAACTCAATCCGTGCCTGCTTCGGAAGCCACCATGGACTGTCAACAATACGGGACATTTTCCACTTCGGGCTCTTCTACATTTAGATCAAACAACACCTATTTCAGTATTAGCTACGGTGATGGGACTTTTGCCTCCGGTACTTTTGGTACGGATGTTTTGGATTTAAGCGACTTGAACGTTACCGGGTTGTCTTTTGCCGTTGCCAATGAAACGAATTCTACTATGGGTGTGTTAGGTATTGGTTTGCCCGAATTAGAAGTCACTTATTCTGGCTCTACTGCGTCTCATAGTGGAAAAGCTTATAAATACGACAACTTCCCCAttgtattgaaaaattctggTGCTATCAAAAGCAACACATATTCTTTGTATTTGAACGACTCGGACGCTATGCATGGCACCATTTTGTTCGGAGCCGTGGACCACAGTAAATATACCGGCACCTTATACACAATCCCCATCGTAAACACTCTGAGTGCTAGTGGATTTAGCTCTCCCATTCAATTTGATGTCACTATTAATGGTATCGGTATTAGTGATTCTGGGAGTAGTAACAAGACCTTGACTACCACTAAAATACCTGCTTTGTTGGATTCCGGTACTACTTTGACTTATTTACCTCAAACAGTGGTAAGTATGATCGCTACTGAACTAGGTGCGCAATACTCTTCCAGGATAGGGTATTACGTATTGGACTGTCCATCTGATGATAGTATGGAAATAGTGTTCGATTTTGGTGGTTTTCACATCAATGCACCACTTTCGAGTTTTATCTTGAGTACTGGCACTACATGTCTTTTAGGTATTATCCCAACGAGTGATGACACAGGTACCATTTTGGGTGATTCATTTTTGACTAACGCGTACGTGGTTTATGATTTGGAGAATCTTGAAATATCCATGGCACAAGCTCGCTATAATACCACAAGCGAAAATATCGAAATTATTACATCCTCTGTTCCAAGCGCCGTAAAGGCACCAGGCTATACAAACACTTGGTCCACAAGTGCATCTATTGTTACCGGTGGTAACATATTTACTGTAAATTCCTCACAAACTGCTTCCTTTAGCGGTAACCTGACGACCAGTACTGCATCCGCCACTTCTACATCaagtaaaagaaatgttGGTGATCATATAGTTCCATCTTTACCCCTCACATtaatttctcttctttttgcatTCATCTGA
- the APC2 gene encoding anaphase promoting complex subunit 2 (Subunit of the Anaphase-Promoting Complex/Cyclosome (APC/C); which is a ubiquitin-protein ligase required for degradation of anaphase inhibitors, including mitotic cyclins, during the metaphase/anaphase transition; component of the catalytic core of the APC/C; has similarity to cullin Cdc53p): MSFQITPTRDLKVITDELQTLSSYIFHTNIVDDLNSLLTWMSPNDAKSNHQLRPPSLRIKNIIKVLFPNNATTSPYSMINTSQANNSIVNEGNTNKELQLQLFSTLKEFYIFQVRYHFFLHFNNINYLKDIQRWENYYEFPLRYVPIFDVNVNDWALELNSLRHYLLNRNIKFKNNLRTRLDKLIMDDDFDLADNLIQWLKSANGSLSSTELIVNALYSKINKFCEDNMSRVWNKRFMIMETFNKFINQYWSQFSKLVGCPEDDHELTTTVFNCFESNFLRIRTNEIFDICVLAYPDSKVTLLELRKIMKDFKDYTNIVTTFLSDFKKYILNPSVTTVDALLRYVKTIKAFLVLDPTGRCLHSITTFVKPYFQERKHLVNVLLYAMLDLPEEELKEKINFNVDMKALLSLVDTLHDSDINQDTNITKRDKNKKSPFLWNLKVKGKRELNKDLPIRHAMLYEHILNYYIAWVPEPNDMIPGNIKSSYIKTNLFEVLLDLFESREFFISEFRNLLTDRLFTLKFYTLDEKWTRCLKLIREKIVKFTETSHSNYITNGILGLLETTAPAADADQSNLNSIDVMLWDIKCSEELCRKMHEVAGLDPIIFPKFISLLYWKYNCDTQGSNDLAFHLPIDLERELQKYSDIYSQLKPGRKLQLCKDKGKVEIQLAFKDGRKLVLDVSLEQCSVINQFDSPNDEPICLSLEQLSESLNIAPPRLTHLLDFWIQKGVLLKENGTYSVIEHSEMDFDQAQKTAPMEIENSNYELHNDSEIERKYELTLQRSLPFIEGMLTNLGAMKLHKIHSFLKITVPKDWGYNRITLQQLEGYLNTLADEGRLKYIANGSYEIVKNGHKNS, from the coding sequence ATGTCATTTCAGATTACCCCAACTCGAGATTTGAAAGTTATTACAGATGAGTTACAAACACTTTCCTCATACATCTTTCACACAAACATAGTCGATGATTTGAACTCTTTACTTACATGGATGAGCCCTAATGATGCCAAGAGTAACCATCAACTACGTCCTCCAAGCCTTCGTATTAAGAATATCATTAAGGTTCTCTTCCCTAATAACGCAACCACATCGCCATATAGCATGATAAACACTAGTCAGGCAAACAATTCAATAGTTAATGAGGGAAATACAAACAAAGAGTTACAACTACAACTTTTTTCCACGCTCAAAGAGTTTTATATTTTCCAGGTTCgttatcattttttcttacatTTTAACAACATTAATTATCTAAAAGATATCCAACGATGGGAAAATTATTACGAGTTTCCTTTACGTTACGTTCCTATTTTTGACGTAAATGTAAACGACTGGGCACTTGAACTTAATTCTTTAAGACATTATCTGTTGAATAGAAATATaaagttcaaaaataatttaaGAACAAGATTAGACAAATTAATAATGGATGATGATTTCGACCTGGCAGACAATTTAATCCAATGGCTCAAATCTGCTAATGGTTCCTTATCCTCTACGGAATTGATAGTCAATGCTCTTTACagcaaaatcaataaattttgtGAAGATAACATGAGTAGAGTATGGAATAAAAGGTTTATGATTATGGAAACATTCAACAAATTTATTAATCAATATTGGTCTCAGTTCTCTAAATTAGTCGGTTGTCCAGAGGATGATCACGAACTGACCACTACAGTTTTCAACTGTTTTGAGTCCAATTTTCTTAGGATAAGAACGAATGAAATCTTTGATATATGCGTTTTGGCTTATCCTGATTCAAAGGTTACTTTATTGGAATTGAGGAAAATTATGAAAGATTTTAAAGACTACACAAATATTGTAACAACTTTTTTGTCtgatttcaagaaatacaTTCTAAACCCCAGCGTAACTACGGTGGACGCTTTGTTGAGATATGTTAAAACTATCAAAGCATTTTTGGTCCTGGATCCAACAGGGAGATGCCTACATTCAATAACCACGTTTGTTAAACCTTACTTTCAGGAGCGGAAGCACTTAGTAAATGTATTGTTATACGCAATGTTGGACTTAcctgaagaagaactaaaGGAGAAAATTAATTTCAATGTAGATATGAAGGCACTGCTCTCACTTGTAGACACTTTGCACGATTCTGATATCAATCAAGATACGAACATCACCAAAAGGgacaagaataaaaaaagccCCTTTCTATGGAACCTCAAGGTGAAAGGAAAGAGGGAATTGAACAAGGACCTACCAATAAGACACGCCATGCTATACGAACATATACTCAATTATTATATAGCTTGGGTACCAGAGCCTAATGACATGATTCCCGGTAACATCAAATCAAGTTATATTAAGACAAATTTGTTTGAGGTGCTTTTGGATCTATTTGAATCaagagaatttttcatatcaGAATTTCGAAATCTCTTAACCGACAGATTATtcactttgaaattttataCGTTGGATGAAAAATGGACCCGATGTTTGAAATTaataagagaaaaaatagtCAAATTCACAGAAACAAGTCATTCCAATTATATAACAAACGGTATATTAGGACTCCTAGAAACAACAGCCCCTGCAGCAGATGCAGACCAGTCGAATTTGAATAGCATTGATGTTATGCTTTGGGATATAAAATGTAGCGAGGAGCTCTGCCGTAAAATGCATGAAGTAGCCGGACTGGATCCCATaatatttccaaaatttatCTCACTCCTCTACTGGAAGTACAACTGCGATACACAAGGTTCTAATGATCTTGCATTTCATTTACCAATAGATTTAGAAAGGGAGCTACAGAAGTATTCTGATATATACTCACAGCTGAAACCTGGGCGCAAGTTACAACTATGCAAAgataaaggaaaagtaGAAATACAATTAGCTTTCAAAGATGGTAGGAAATTAGTGTTAGACGTTTCTTTAGAACAATGCAGCGTAATAAATCAGTTTGATTCTCCAAATGATGAGCCAATTTGTTTATCACTAGAGCAGCTTTCTGAGTCACTAAATATTGCTCCTCCCAGGCTAACTCATTTGTTAGATTTCTGGATTCAAAAAGGTGTGcttttaaaagaaaatggaacCTATTCCGTTATTGAACATAGCGAGATGGATTTTGATCAAGCACAAAAGACCGCCCCAATGGAGATTGAGAACAGTAACTATGAACTACATAACGATTCTGagatagaaagaaaatatgaatTGACACTTCAAAGAAGTCTGCCATTCATCGAAGGAATGCTGACTAATTTAGGCGCAATGAAACTTCATAAGatccattcttttttgaaaattacCGTGCCAAAAGATTGGGGATATAACCGAATTACTCTTCAACAATTAGAGGGATATTTAAACACTCTGGCCGATGAGGGTAGGCTGAAGTACATTGCCAATGGTTCATATGAAATAGTGAAAAATGGGCATAAAAACTCATGA
- the SRN2 gene encoding ESCRT-I subunit protein SRN2 (Component of the ESCRT-I complex; ESCRT-I is involved in ubiquitin-dependent sorting of proteins into the endosome; suppressor of rna1-1 mutation; may be involved in RNA export from nucleus) codes for MKVKATKLRIKQRRKNKGLNISRLDIIRAEMDVVPSPGLPEKVNEKSKNIPLPEGINLLSSKEIIDLIQTHRHQLELYVTKFNPLTDFAGKIHAFRDQFKQLEENFEDLHEQKDKVQALLENCRILESKYVASWQDYHSEFSKKYGDIALKKKLEQNTKKLDEESSQLETTTRSIDSADDLDQFIKNYLDIRTQYHLRREKLATWDKQGNLKY; via the coding sequence atGAAAGTAAAGGCTACAAAACTAAGGATAAAACAACGAAGGAAAAATAAGGGGCTCAATATAAGCAGATTAGATATTATCAGAGCAGAAATGGATGTGGTACCATCTCCGGGTTTACCAGAAAAAGTAAAcgaaaaaagcaaaaatattCCCTTACCTGAAGGAATTAACCTTTTATCATCAAAGGAGATAATCGATCTAATTCAAACCCACAGACACCAATTAGAGTTATACGTCACAAAATTCAATCCCTTAACGGACTTTGCTGGAAAGATTCATGCATTCAGAGATCAATTTAAacaattggaagaaaattttgaagatttacATGAGCAAAAAGATAAGGTCCAAGCCTTATTAGAAAACTGTAGGATTTTAGAATCCAAATATGTAGCTAGCTGGCAAGATTACCATTCcgaattttcaaaaaaatatggtgACATAgcattaaaaaagaaattagaaCAAAACACAAAGAAACTTGATGAGGAGAGTTCACAGCTAGAAACTACCACAAGGTCCATTGACTCAGCCGATGACCTGGATCAGTTCATCAAAAATTATCTGGACATACGAACACAATATCACTTGAGGAGAGAGAAACTGGCGACCTGGGATAAACAAGGTAATTTGAAATACTAG
- a CDS encoding uncharacterized protein (hypothetical protein; conserved among S. cerevisiae strains; partially overlaps dubious ORF YLR123C), protein MNRLYQNCMFLYVYTDVCVRLCASIFYIMLEAKFALRIPALRPSYTWGQWRSFIQSSFYGRTFVAFSGPSMKNYITICFLLKSIEVSVDRTALHGTSAEASASNFQRIQTKNLSKYNCNIPACCV, encoded by the coding sequence ATGAATCGTCTATATCAAAACTGCATGTTTCTCTACGTCTACACAGATGTTTGCGTCCGATTGTGCGCTTCGATTTTTTACATAATGCTGGAAGCAAAGTTTGCTCTCAGAATTCCTGCCCTTCGCCCCAGTTACACGTGGGGACAATGGCGCTCTTTCATACAGTCTTCATTCTATGGCCGCACTTTTGTGGCATTCTCTGGACCGTccatgaaaaattatataacTATTTGCTTTCTATTGAAGTCTATTGAAGTTAGCGTGGATAGAACGGCGTTACATGGCACATCAGCTGAAGCTAGCGCAAGTAATTTTCAACGCATTCAAACGAAAAACTTATCTAAATACAATTGTAACATACCGGCTTGCTGTGTGTGA
- the YPS3 gene encoding aspartyl protease (Aspartic protease; member of the yapsin family of proteases involved in cell wall growth and maintenance; attached to the plasma membrane via a glycosylphosphatidylinositol (GPI) anchor) encodes MKLQLAAVATLAVLTSPAFGRVLPDGKYVKIPFTKKKNGDNGELSKRSNGHEKFVLANEQSFYSVELAIGTPSQNLTVLLDTGSADLWVPGKGNPYCGSVMDCDQYGVFDKTKSSTFKANKSSPFYAAYGDGTYAEGAFGQDKLKYNELDLSGLSFAVANESNSTFGVLGIGLSTLEVTYSGKVAIMDKRSYEYDNFPLFLKHSGAIDATAYSLFLNDESQSSGSILFGAVDHSKYEGQLYTIPLVNLYKSQGYQHPVAFDVTLQGLGLQTDKRNITLTTTKLPALLDSGTTLTYLPSQAVALLAKSLNASYSKTLGYYEYTCPSSDNKTSVAFDFGGFRINAPLSDFTMQTSVGTCVLAIIPQAGNATAILGDSFLRNAYVVYDLDNYEISLAQAKYGTGKENVEVIKSTVPSAIRAPSYNNTWSNYASATSGGNIFTTVRTFNGTSTATTTRSTTTKKTNSTTTAKSTHKSKRALQRAATNSASSIRSTLGLLLVPSLLILSVFFS; translated from the coding sequence atgaaactTCAATTGGCGGCAGTGGCTACATTAGCAGTCTTAACTAGTCCGGCATTCGGTAGAGTACTTCCCGATGGGAAATACGTCAAGATTCCCttcacaaaaaaaaagaacggCGACAATGGTGAACTCAGCAAGAGATCGAACGGccatgaaaaatttgtaCTAGCTAACGAGCAAAGCTTTTATTCTGTTGAGCTAGCCATTGGTACACCTTCACAAAACCTCACTGTGCTGTTAGACACAGGCTCAGCTGACTTATGGGTTCCTGGCAAGGGAAACCCCTACTGCGGTTCTGTGATGGACTGTGACCAGTATGGCGTGTTCGACAAGACCAAGTCGTCCACGTTCAAAGCCAACAAGTCCTCGCCTTTTTATGCCGCTTACGGTGACGGAACCTATGCAGAAGGTGCATTTGGTCAAGATAAATTAAAGTACAACGAATTAGACCTCAGTGGTCTATCGTTTGCCGTGGCCAACGAATCTAACTCAACCTTTGGTGTGCTCGGGATCGGCCTTTCCACGCTTGAAGTCACCTATTCTGGAAAAGTCGCTATTATGGACAAGAGAAGCTACGAGTATGATAACTTTCCCCTGTTCCTAAAACATTCTGGAGCCATCGATGCAACCGCATACTCTCTTTTCCTAAATGACGAGTCACAGTCCTCCGGCAGCATCCTCTTCGGCGCTGTAGATCACAGCAAGTACGAGGGCCAACTGTACACTATCCCGTTGGTTAATCTTTATAAGTCGCAGGGTTATCAGCACCCGGTGGCGTTCGATGTCACTTTACAGGGCTTAGGACTGCAAACCGACAAGCGCAACATCACATTGACCACCACCAAGCTCCCAGCCCTACTCGATTCAGGCACAACGCTAACATATCTGCCCTCCCAGGCAGTGGCTTTGCTAGCAAAGAGCTTGAATGCCTCGTATTCCAAGACATTGGGTTATTATGAGTACACGTGTCCCTCGAGCGACAACAAAACCAGCGTGGCCTTCGACTTCGGTGGCTTCCGTATCAACGCTCCTCTATCCGACTTTACTATGCAGACCAGTGTGGGGACCTGTGTCTTGGCAATAATTCCACAAGCGGGCAACGCCACCGCTATCCTTGGTGATTCCTTCTTGAGAAACGCCTACGTGGTCTACGATTTGGATAACTACGAGATTTCCCTAGCTCAAGCCAAGTATGGCACGGGGAAAGAGAACGTCGAAGTCATCAAATCTACCGTTCCCAGTGCAATAAGGGCCCCCAGTTACAACAACACTTGGTCTAACTACGCCTCCGCCACGTCCGGTGGTAATATTTTTACCACCGTGCGCACTTTCAATGGCACCAGTACTGCCACCACTACGAGGTCAACCACCACCAAGAAGACAAACTCTACCACTACTGCAAAGTCGACTCATAAAAGCAAGAGGGCACTCCAGAGGGCTGCTACCAACTCCGCTTCCAGTATACGCTCTACCTTGGGTTTACTGCTAGTCCCCTCCTTACTCATCCTTtccgttttcttttcgtaa